The DNA sequence ACCAGACTTTGTGTTTGAGACCATACCGGACGGGTTGCCTCCTTCGGATAAGGATGGAACCCAAGATATTCCAGCTTTAAGTGACTCCGTTAAGAAAACTTGTCTTGGTCCATTTAAAGAGCTGGTGACTAAGATCAATTCCTCATCTCAAGTGCCACAAGTTAGTTGCATAGTTGCAGATGGTACCATGACCTTTGGGAGCAAAGCTGCTAGAGAATTAGGCATTTCGGAGGTTACGTTATGGACTGCTTCTGCTTGTGGCTTCATGGGGTACTTGCAATACAGCGAACTCGTCAAACGTGGCATTATTCCATTCAAAGGTACTCCCTTTAATTTTTGGATCATTTGTTTTTTACGCTTTCACGAGTGCTCCTCTCGTATATTtgactttttatgtttttgcgTTTTGTTTGAtctattattaatttatgttttccAGTATGTTATTGAGTCTAGTCCAGCATCACATGAGATCAGACTACTTATAGAAGCGGTCCAATCTAATAAACAGGTTGCCACATAGAGTAGAACAATACTTCGCTGCTGTAGAGTGTAAACACAGCAGGAAGTCCTGCACAAAAATGACGGAGGGGATGATCGTTAGGCTATGGCGGTGGGGATGATGGTTGACAAGAGGCAACAATTTTGATGGTGGCCTGAACAGATGGTGGGTTGAGCGGGGGTTGCCGACTGGAAGGGCCAGAAAGAGGGGAAAGATAAAGCATAAAGCATGAAGCTTTGCAATGGAGAAattgggagagagaaagagagatacagagtgagggaggagagaaaaATGCAAATATGAAATTTCCGATTTTTTTCCTGTTCAAAATTAGTAAGAGGATGGAATATTACTTTAGGATTTGCAGCCATCTTGAAGCTCTGGATCTTTCTTCAATAGATAGTGGGCGAATTGTTGGACAGAGAGAGGAGAAAATAGAGGACGGTGAACAGGGAAGGAATCAGTCCAAAAAGAGGAACCATACTTGGgtgaaagataaaataaaatccacACGTGTTGTTCTCTGGACGTGCCACGTCACTTTCGTGCAGGACTTCCAGCGTTTGCAATTAAAGAtgtgaaagagaaagaaaattgCATTTTGACCTTTTGGATGTGTTAAATGGATTTAGtctttttattgttattttttgttcagAAATCTTTTCCTCTATGTTATTGGGGATAATTAGATCTATTCGTAGTGATCATTTGGTTTTAACAAAATCAGTTTCGTAAGAGTCAGTACTGACGGAATTGAAATAATTGTTGGATAAAATTATCAAGGAATTTTGCACCATGCGCCTATAAAAATATgtgagtttttatttatttattatttattatttattattttattgagcAACTGCAAATTAAAGTAGACATTTGAGATCTTCAAATTTACACTTATAACGTCAACATAATTATCTATCATCACACAGGCTTCACCTTCCATGCATTTCAGATGAGAATTTCATGCATGATGGTACGCTCGATACATCAATTGACTGGATCCTAGGCATGAAAAATATTCGGCTCAAGGATATCCCAAGTCACATTAGACTTACTGATCTTAACGGCGTAATGTTTAATTTCATGGGATCCGAAGCACGAAACTGTTTGAACTCTTCTGCAATCATCTTCAACACCTTTGAAGAATTTGAACACGAAGTGTTAGAGGTAATATCGAAAATGTTCCCCAACATTTACACCATTGGCCCCCTTAATTTGCTTGGCAGGCATTTCCCCAAAAGCAAGTCACTTAACTCAAGCTTATGGAAAGAAGACACAAAATGTTTGGAATGGCTTGATAAAAAGAAACCCAATTCAGTTGTGTACATAAATTATGGTAGCGTAACGATGATGACAGACCAACATTTGATCGAGTTTGCATGGGGGTTGGCAAATAGCAAGCACCCATTTTTATGGATAGTTAGGGCTGACGTTGTAAAGGGTGACTCACCAATTTTACCCCACGAATTTTTTGAGGAGATTAAGGATAGGGGTTATATTGCAGGTTGGTGCGCACAGGAGCAAGTGTTAGCTCATCCATCTGTTGGGGTTTTCCTAACACACAGTGGTTGGAATTCTACCATGGAAACTATATCTCACGGTGTGCCTGTAATTTGCTGGCCTTTCTTTGCAGACCAACAAACAAATTGTCGATACTCATGCACAACTTGGGAGATTGGAATGGAGGTGAGCCCCGACGTGAAGCGCAACGAAATTGAAGCACTTGTTAAGGAAATGCTGGAAGGAGAAGGAGGGATGAAGATGAGGGAAAAGGcaaaggaatggaagaaaaaagCTGTTGAAGCTACTAATGTTGGGGGATCATCGTACAATAATTTTGAGAGATTATTTAAAGAGGCACTCCAACTTGGTGAATGACTTGCTAAAGAATGAGGAACACGTTTGTTCCCTTTTCATGAGCTATCAAATATGCTTTTATTGACCAGAGATTTATcttattttcatatttattgTTGCCTTTTAATGTTTATGTTTGCTAACATGGGTCTTAGTTTTTCTAGTTTTTGTAGCCCCTCACTATAAATAAACAACTCTACATGTCCAAGTTCATCCTTGTCTTTTGCATGTCTCTAATTTTCTATCTTCTTGCTTCCCTTTGTTTCTCTCGCCTATAATTGATATTGAAAATGTGATGCACTCAGTAACCCCGAATGCATTGGCTTGGTTCCCTCCCAAGGTATTCATTTCCTTGGACAATTTTGTTCTTTACGTATGTGTAGACACAGGAATTTTACAAGCATGAATCGCAAGTTCAAGCATGCAACCAAATAGTCAAGTTGCTCTACAAAGTGATAAATGGACCCAAGGCATTACCTTTTTTGTGGCCCTCGTAGCTTGGCCCATTATTCTTGTGGGTCTTTTATGGACTTCTTCAAGAGACTAATACTAGTAGGTCACGACTAACATTACTTAAATGGCTCATCCGAATGTGTTTTGTGGGAGTAGAATTTTCTCCCATCCTATTTTTATCCCCTTTCATCCTCTCTTCTCAcactttgctttttgttttattgtttctaTGAAAAAACCAATATAAGAAGATGTTGACATGGCTTATTTCTAACCTTTCAAGTAtaaggggagggaaggggagagaTTAGGAGAGGAGATAATCCTCCTTCTATTTTGTGTTGTGCACTATCCAATGTGTCTTGTGAGGTGCACTAGATGAAGATAACAACAAAGGCCACACAGTAACATCCTAAGTGCGCAAGTGGCTTGTAGGCAAGGGTTCCACCGCAAGCTATTTTCCATGACAGTTGACGCATGCTGCAAAGTTGATGTTTGAATAGGCCTAAGCATTTGGCTAAACTTGTCAAATCCATTGCAAAGTTGATGGGGTTTGAATGTGAAGTTTTTGGGTCTTAACACACCTTTACATCATAGTATCACGTGTTAATCCTAGATGTATGTTGGAATCCTTTGGCAGCACCAACAATTTCAAGAAGTAGGTCGACTTAATGGACGTTCCTAAACTCGGATTCAACTCATACTCGGACAATTCAACCAAATGGTTTCATAGGTTCACAGACTACAAGGAAAACGCCAAAGTTGGCGACCAATCATTCACTAGGTACTCCAAAAAGGGTAGCGAAGCCCCAAATGAATTCACTGGCTACAATATTAATGGCAATGTCGTCAGGTCTGGGGTTACAGGTTACAACCAATCATGAAATAGAGCAAACGACAAGCTCAATAATGACGGAAACAACCAAAATAATCCGGTGAACACTTTTAGGAGCTATGAGATATTCAATGGCTACAGAGAGCCAACGTTTGCAAGACGATGGACTAGAAGTCGGAATCATAGAGGATTTTGGCGAGATCGAGAACAATATAGGAGGGCGGATGAAGCATCTCTATTTGCAACATATCCTTCTgagtatttaaatttttttttttcctcagaTTTTTTTAACAATATGGTACAAATTTGGACTCCAAATCAGCAAAATGTGGGATCTGCACTTGCCACATCATCATTAAACAACCAATTTAATTGAGTGACTAATAGTTGTATAACATTGAAAGGAAATAgtaagtaaatgtatgagattgaaatgttttaaagatgttgtatgaagtTGCAATTGAACACAAACTTGAGGGGAAAAAAATGTCATTACCCAAAATGAGTCTGACATGTAAGTCCTTGATTGTTGGGATTTGTttgcttcaaaaaaaaaaaaaaaaaaaaaaaaaactacaattgTCAATTGTCAAATTGTTAGttcttattattaatttttttaataaataaacaatagaATTAatgggttaaattgttagttgttagaAAGAAAGAGATCAGAGACGATTGTACTTGCACCAAAGTTCATAGTGCATAGGCCTAATTGCTTTTTGCAATGCATTAGAGCCATAACATTGTCAAATTGTTAGTTGGTTCATGGTTTATTTACCTTTGTTGCTTGCTTGTGTATTTGCTCATGTAGATAAGATAAGTAGGACTGGTTATGTCTGTAATGTTTCTACATGATGGTTGAGCTTTCCTTAGATTATGTTTAataatcatttcaattttcagttttcaattttaattcaaaatttaatttaatttaattttttttttagagaaattgaaaactaaaatcaagTTAACATTCAAAAACTCACAAAAGTAGGTTACATTTTTTGGTTTGACAACTGAAAATAATTATCGAGCAATTTTTCACATATTTAGTTTTGTTGTGACTTATTTTAATTTGACAGGGTAGAGAGGGGgcacgggagagagagagtagagagagatatgtatgtagggttgtgtagaagatgtgttattccccttacgtattgcctttatttatagtaataagggagggaagaatccttctcctccaaggaatacaaaacctaataggaaagaataactagtataaaatctaatctagaatttacacaatcacacttaaatacaatgtttataacactccccccttgagtgtgtaaatactcaagtagattcagcatcatgtagagttgaggaagtcgacttgtCGGCACTGATTTTGGAACACACTAGTCTAAAAGTaaagtaggaacttgcatatggaactaagtctcacaaaagAACTCAATGGTTGTGGTaaaacccgagtagggacaaatttcatagtctaaggaaaaatgtgtgtgagaatgcaaagtcaaatgaaatgtcTACTGGATGTCATCAATGAcatgatcaacccaaggtgggtgcctcgtcaaaaccttgttaggtagcaaaaacctaaaGGAAAAAATgttcctaatcgtaggaaaaaagagaacattaagatcaagcaagtctACCTTaggatactccccttgagttcgacacaattccaaagagaactaacaatgttacaactcagaaagtttacgtgaacaagcttctgaaacgtcaccttcggtagtgatttggtgaagaggtcaaccagattgtcttgtgaacgttgtgtgacttcaatcttctgatgttcttgttgttgatgtgagaagaagaaattCGTcgtaatgtgcttggtgttgtctcatttGATGTCTTAACCTTTCTTAAGCTGTTTGATGCATGCTGCATTATCTTTATAGATCATCGTTTGGACGTCAATGATGGGGTAAAGATCGCTGAAGCTTTGAATATAACCCATAACTGCTTTTAGTCAGAAGCATTCTTGAGTAGCTTCttgtaaggcgagaatttcagcatggttagacgaagtggcaactaaggtttgtttagttaacctccaagatattgcggtgCCTTCAACGGTAAAAATGTAACCCGTTTGATAGCCCGCCTTGTGTGGGTCAGATAAGTAACCTAcgtcggcataaccaacaaagCTAGAATCAACTCGAGATACGGTGTGCGGCATCACTTGAGGATTCGTAGGGATAAAACAAGCCCAGATCTGTAGTTCCCTTAAGGTAATGaaagatgtctttaacaccagtccaGTGTCCACGTGTAGGtacattactgtatcttgccaaaagattaatagtGAAGGAGATAttgggtctagtgcattgagctaagtacaataaagcacctaatgcacttagataaggaactttgggctttaaaatcttttcatcatcctcattagacagaagggatctcgttttgcatttAACGATCGAATGACCAtatgagtactcgaaggcttcactttatcctcgttaaagcagtgcaacaccttctgggtgtagttcaatTGATGTATTAAGATTCCATCCAAATGGTACTCTATCTTTAGACCAAGACAGTAtcgagtctttcctagatctttcatatTGAATTCCAACTTCAGGTGTGCAACAGTTCTTTCGAGCTCTTCAGGAATTCTaataaggttcatgtcatcgacataaactgcaacaatcACAAAACtgaaatgtgacttcttaataaaCACACAAGGGtatagttcattgttcacatatccctgactagtcaaatactcattCAAACAGTTACACCACATTCTTCAggattgcttcaaaccgtagagtgaatGCCTCAGCCGAATTGAAAGCGTGTttcggggtttggaaatatttgatctagctaatgtaagtcattcgggaacttttatataaatttccgCATCAAAATACCTATAGAGATATGTAATTACTATGTCTATcagctgcatactcagtttttcgaaaactactgaattgataaggtagcgaaaagtaatcacattcATAACatgtgaataagtttcgtcatagtcaatctcAAGGCGTTATGAGAAACCTtgcgcaacaagacgagctttgtaaccaCGATTTCGTTCCTTTCATTACATTTTGCAAGCGAttcgagttcgacttggattgcttgtttccagtttgaccattCAGTTTtatgtcgacattcatcaatggaACAGGGTTCggtgtcatcgctcaacatgatctcagtaggtaccgcatatgctaatgcatcgtcgatcatcttatttctacaccaaacatcatccaagctagcataatgAACCGAAATCTCTCAATTCTTAGGAGTTGGATTTCAAGGACGCTttcgtaatctagaatttcctcatgagttggatagaataaGTAAGCGATAATCGAATTCACTGTAGGCTCAAAAGCCTATTTTGTGGGTTTCCTCTTCtcggggtgtgaatcctttgaaccaagtaGTCTGCCATGCTTTTGTGTAGAGGTAGAGGATTGGCTAGCTACTAATGTACATGGATCGGCCAAAGTGGTGTCCTGGGCCTCCAGGAGGAAGGTTtatcgtacatttggtacatccatctttacAGGCACATTTGCagttggaatatgtgatcttgtctcTTGTGCTAGATCTATGAAAACATCTGGCATGCTATGAGTTACgctctgaagatctaatatgcATTGCACTTTTGTTTCAGACTGAGTGGATGAGGGATCTAAATAAGACAAAGTGAGAGTCATCCACGATAATTCGCATCATTCTTCAGGAATagtgacgttcttatctccccctaacaatgggaagattgtctcatagaagtgacaatccatgAAACGAGTGGTAAAAAGGTCgcatgtcaaaggttctaaggtAAAGAataattgaaggagaatcatatccgacatagattcccatacTTTCCTAAGGCCCCATTTTTTTATGTAAAGGCGGCCAAATCGGCATATAGACTGCATAACCAAAAATGCACAAATGTGATATATCGGGTTTATATCCAATAACCAACTAAAGGCACTATATGGTTGTGTCGCAACAGGCCTCATGCGAACCAACATGGCTATGTGCAAATATTGTATGGCCCTAAACAGCGATCATGAGCTTGGTATGTATAACCAACGATTGAGCAATTATTTGTAAGcacttaatgaatgcctctgctAGGCTGTTTTGGGTGTGAATATAgggtactggatgttcaacttcaaccccaaccgacatgcaatagtcatcaaaagttttaaatgtgaattctccagcattatctaattgaatatatttgattggataattagggtggtaagccttgagcttgataacctgagccaacagtttggagaatgtagCGTTCCTTATGGGCAATAAGTAGACGTGTGACCAACACGTGGAAGCATCAACCAATACCATGAAATATCAAAATGGTCTAGGGAGGAAGAATttgtccacaaatgtccccatgaatcctttgtagaaaaataggatGATTTAAGCGAATCTTGTCctaagaaggcttaataataagctttcccatagagcaagtttgacatgcgattccttgaatcgaacctaaacttcgggttaATGGATGCCCCCATAAAGATATGAGGATACAGCGCATCGCTGTTCATCCAGGGTGCTCCAagcgatcatgccaaagtgtaattttgtgCATGGTCCTTGAGGTAGGCTCAGCCACATTGTGGCTTTCTATAAGGCGTATGGTTGTAGTATATAGACCACTCAGGatatgcttcatcttctttagaatatgcatttggccatattcgtaggaagtgatgcacataaattcaactccattttctacataaGTTTTAGCATGGTAATTATTGTCTCTattgtccttgaaactcaacaatgtTCTTCCAGAACATGGAGAATAAAGTGCTTCATCAATGGttaagattgtaccattggatgacattatacgtgccttaccATATCCTTCAAGCTGGATGAGCTTGAGAGGGTTGTTAGAGGTACAtttttaggtatgaagttagtgaaatatatGCGTCCATGCAAAATGGTGTGTATGGTTGCACTATCTACTAGataactaactttcccactagtcatacctagaaataaaaatttaaaacttaatatccaaaaataaatcaccaacaaataattcaaacataaaggaaaattgttcaaacttaaataaaaaagaaggggggttcggccactaggtggaatttgGCTCCCAAGGTTCTAAAATTCAACTACAAATAGttcatgtctaagattctaatcttccataggggtaaTAGCCTCTTGAAAATTAGAAACTTCCATTTTGGTACTTTCCTATTCatccacttgcacaaagtttgattcaaacttcttacgacaagaatgatattcagctacaaccttcGAGCTAGCACGGCAAACACGAGaccaatggtcatttgaaccaTAGTGGTAGCATATGTCCGCATCTATGGTGTTAGGTTAGGTGTTtgcctttattcttgaagttcgggGCCTTGGGAGCGAGGTTAGGCCGCTTCTGGGCATAATTTCCTCCCTTAGATAGGCTTTGGCTTTATTAACCTTCACGAGGTGGCTTCTGGCCGCCCCTACCACGCCTATGTTGGTGTTTTAAATGTTGGTTTGTGCTATAGTGTACTTCAGGCACATCAGTCACCCTAGTAGGTTGAGCATGATGATTCATCATCAATAGCTGATTCTGCTTTtcagtgagaagtaaaatagagatcaaatccaaaaacttagtgaacttctgagcctTGTATTGTTGCTGCATGATAATATTGATAAcagagaaggtcgaataggtcatCTCCAAGAGATCATTTTCGGTTAAGTTCTCGTTACAGAACTTAAGAAGTGATCGCattcgacaaacttcaaaattatattcattcacagacttaaagtcttggaaacGCAGATGCTGTCACTTATGTCTTGCTTAAGGCAAGAagatgtccttttggtgatcaaattGATCAACCAAAGCGACCTAAAGTGCTTGTGGATCTTCCTCAGCAAGGTACTCggtttgcagtgcatcatgaatgtgtcttcgaatgaagatcatggtggT is a window from the Pyrus communis chromosome 16, drPyrComm1.1, whole genome shotgun sequence genome containing:
- the LOC137721082 gene encoding linamarin synthase 2-like, translated to MMNSVEQATKKGHAVFVPYPSQGHVTPMMQLAKLLHSRGFHITFVNTEFNHNRLIRSKGPDSVKGLPDFVFETIPDGLPPSDKDGTQDIPALSDSVKKTCLGPFKELVTKINSSSQVPQVSCIVADGTMTFGSKAARELGISEVTLWTASACGFMGYLQYSELVKRGIIPFKDENFMHDGTLDTSIDWILGMKNIRLKDIPSHIRLTDLNGVMFNFMGSEARNCLNSSAIIFNTFEEFEHEVLEVISKMFPNIYTIGPLNLLGRHFPKSKSLNSSLWKEDTKCLEWLDKKKPNSVVYINYGSVTMMTDQHLIEFAWGLANSKHPFLWIVRADVVKGDSPILPHEFFEEIKDRGYIAGWCAQEQVLAHPSVGVFLTHSGWNSTMETISHGVPVICWPFFADQQTNCRYSCTTWEIGMEVSPDVKRNEIEALVKEMLEGEGGMKMREKAKEWKKKAVEATNVGGSSYNNFERLFKEALQLGE